The following are from one region of the Alicyclobacillus fastidiosus genome:
- a CDS encoding class I SAM-dependent methyltransferase — protein sequence MKYHDMLARLGVANAHPGGGNLSAVWMNAISVPDAGEILDLGCGNGATACALAKRWPCQVTALDIRSKMLENTRRRARREGVTIRTVRGSAEALPFPDHQFDLVVCESVLVFVRLPRALSEISRVLKPSGQVVDVEMMTLRPVTPEWRDGVRQIYGVEQVPDLAGWRTAFKRAGFACEVLRSGPIERLDMSDNQRDDEAVDRYALSDPQVLQLIEANGRWLEANHRTMGYGVFLLSPANSAT from the coding sequence TTGAAATATCATGATATGTTAGCGCGTCTTGGCGTCGCGAACGCCCACCCTGGCGGTGGGAATCTGTCGGCGGTGTGGATGAATGCTATATCCGTGCCCGACGCAGGCGAGATTTTGGACCTCGGCTGCGGCAATGGCGCCACGGCGTGTGCCTTGGCAAAACGCTGGCCTTGCCAGGTGACAGCTCTTGACATTCGCTCTAAAATGCTTGAGAACACGCGGCGCCGAGCTCGCCGTGAGGGGGTGACCATCCGTACGGTCCGCGGATCGGCCGAGGCGCTTCCATTCCCCGATCACCAGTTCGATCTGGTCGTCTGTGAGTCGGTGCTCGTCTTTGTCCGACTCCCTCGCGCCCTGTCGGAAATCAGTCGCGTTTTAAAGCCGAGCGGCCAGGTCGTCGACGTGGAAATGATGACGCTGCGGCCGGTTACCCCCGAATGGCGTGATGGTGTGAGGCAAATTTACGGGGTGGAGCAGGTTCCTGATCTGGCGGGCTGGAGAACTGCGTTCAAGAGGGCTGGATTTGCGTGTGAAGTGTTGCGATCAGGTCCTATCGAGAGGTTGGATATGTCCGACAATCAGCGCGACGATGAGGCAGTTGACCGCTATGCGCTGTCTGATCCGCAGGTACTTCAGTTGATTGAGGCCAATGGCAGGTGGCTGGAAGCGAATCACCGTACGATGGGCTACGGGGTCTTTTTGTTGAGTCCGGCGAATTCAGCGACATAA
- a CDS encoding ATP-dependent helicase has translation MTQWTDEQRTIIDEPFRSTVVIAAPGSGKTSVLTERIATVVRRDRIAPNRILAVTFTRQAAEHMRQKLTRHDLLTFRATESLRIGTFHAQIFRALLEVTPNIPVLLNTREQFTMMRTAMCRVVRKADEITHRAVIERLTEYSRVVGCGIRPASRESGRVFTAYTKLKRARNRWDYDDILLAGASAVEKGIDLPFFDRLQYLLVDEFQDTNAVQWALVAAMHHRYQIPIFVVGDDDQSVYGFRGASPGYLQRCSSATRDCAEMLLTHNFRSDTSIVHCAEQLIRHVAHRIDKPLRPVSQTPGLVRIAMVRDEGDEAAAVVALVRFILQIRPQATIGILARTRRQLYLTWRQMDTAVGGGANALNAVQFRTFHDSKGREWDVVVLLDLVVSRAVCRDAELDDDERRLQYVAMTRARYVLVGFVPMQMAGRKTNVAPFVFESGLEPAPLITATLMEEVENALTVHTEVSC, from the coding sequence ATGACGCAGTGGACTGACGAGCAACGCACAATTATCGACGAACCATTTCGTTCCACCGTCGTGATTGCGGCACCGGGGAGCGGAAAGACGTCGGTGCTGACGGAACGAATTGCGACCGTGGTGCGGCGCGACAGGATTGCCCCAAACCGAATTTTGGCGGTCACCTTCACCAGGCAAGCTGCAGAACACATGAGGCAGAAGCTGACTAGGCACGACTTGTTGACGTTTCGCGCGACGGAGTCCTTGCGGATCGGCACTTTCCACGCGCAGATTTTTCGTGCGCTGCTGGAGGTGACCCCGAACATCCCCGTGTTGTTGAACACCCGCGAACAGTTCACGATGATGCGAACCGCGATGTGCCGAGTCGTTCGAAAGGCGGATGAGATCACGCATCGCGCCGTGATCGAGCGGCTGACGGAATACTCGCGGGTCGTTGGGTGCGGCATCCGACCTGCGAGCCGTGAATCCGGTCGCGTTTTCACGGCATACACAAAGCTGAAACGAGCGCGCAACCGTTGGGATTATGACGATATCCTACTGGCTGGCGCCAGCGCGGTGGAAAAGGGGATTGACTTGCCCTTTTTTGACAGGTTGCAATACTTGTTAGTCGATGAGTTTCAAGATACGAACGCGGTGCAGTGGGCGCTCGTGGCGGCGATGCACCACCGCTACCAAATACCGATCTTTGTGGTTGGCGACGATGACCAGTCCGTGTATGGGTTTCGAGGAGCTTCTCCCGGCTATTTGCAACGGTGTTCAAGCGCCACTCGAGATTGCGCAGAAATGCTGTTGACGCACAACTTCCGATCCGATACATCGATTGTCCATTGCGCAGAGCAGTTGATTCGACACGTCGCACACCGAATTGACAAGCCACTCCGACCGGTGTCGCAAACGCCCGGACTTGTCCGCATAGCGATGGTCCGCGATGAGGGGGATGAGGCAGCAGCAGTGGTTGCCCTTGTCCGGTTCATCCTACAGATTCGTCCACAAGCGACGATTGGCATACTCGCGCGCACGCGTCGACAACTGTACCTCACCTGGAGGCAAATGGATACAGCTGTTGGCGGGGGAGCGAACGCCTTGAACGCCGTTCAGTTTCGCACCTTTCACGATAGTAAAGGGCGCGAGTGGGACGTCGTCGTCCTGCTCGATTTGGTGGTTTCCAGAGCAGTATGCCGCGATGCCGAACTCGATGACGATGAACGAAGACTTCAATACGTCGCGATGACGAGGGCGAGGTATGTACTCGTCGGCTTTGTTCCAATGCAGATGGCGGGGCGCAAGACTAACGTGGCACCATTTGTCTTTGAATCGGGATTGGAACCGGCCCCGTTGATAACTGCGACGCTCATGGAGGAGGTTGAAAATGCACTGACCGTGCATACGGAGGTTTCGTGTTGA
- a CDS encoding metallophosphoesterase: MALYAIGDLHLANSVDKPMDVFGEAWADHADKIRERWTSIVSPEDTVLIPGDISWAMTLDEAVSDIQWIDSLPGAKVMIRGNHDYWWSGIGKVRSILPQQMYAIQNDSLPIEHVTVAGTRGWVLPSHPSFHEEDEHILQREVHRLRLSLDHAAKSGQPIVCMLHYPPLGVDGEETVFTRVLEEYRVELCVYGHLHGGSHRYAFNDTRNGTRYQLVSADYVDFIPVSL; the protein is encoded by the coding sequence ATGGCCTTATATGCGATCGGTGACCTTCATCTCGCCAACTCAGTTGACAAACCGATGGACGTGTTCGGGGAAGCCTGGGCAGACCACGCCGACAAGATCCGCGAGCGCTGGACTTCAATCGTATCTCCGGAAGACACGGTGCTCATTCCAGGGGACATTTCGTGGGCGATGACGTTGGATGAGGCCGTGTCCGATATCCAATGGATTGATTCGCTGCCAGGTGCCAAAGTGATGATTCGCGGCAACCACGATTACTGGTGGAGTGGCATCGGCAAAGTTCGGAGTATACTGCCGCAACAGATGTATGCGATTCAAAACGACAGCCTTCCGATTGAGCATGTCACCGTGGCTGGCACACGTGGATGGGTACTGCCGAGCCACCCGAGCTTCCACGAAGAGGATGAGCACATTTTGCAGCGAGAGGTTCATCGCCTAAGACTCTCGCTCGATCACGCCGCGAAAAGTGGGCAACCCATCGTTTGCATGTTGCACTACCCGCCTTTGGGCGTCGACGGCGAGGAGACGGTATTTACCCGCGTATTGGAAGAGTATCGCGTGGAGTTGTGCGTCTATGGACATCTTCATGGGGGCAGTCATCGATATGCGTTCAACGACACTCGAAATGGGACCCGCTATCAATTGGTCAGTGCCGATTACGTCGACTTTATACCAGTGAGTCTGTGA